GAACCGGTCGCATCCCGTCAGGCCGAGATGTTCCAAGCGGGTCGTTCGCTGGACTTTGGCCAGTATAGACCGGCAGCTCGTAGGTCAATCTGTATTCCCGGAACATTGAGTAAAAAAGTTAAATGCCCAGGTGGGGGCCTGGGCTGTGCGGTGAACTCGCGAGTAAGCGGCAGCTCTCACCGGCAATTCTGACATCGCTTCGGCGGCGCTATGAATAAAGCGGACCGGCTGGTTTTATTCCATGTTCCAGGATCGCCGAAGGGCCTCCCCGGGATTACCCGGCGGAGGCCCTCATCGGCCTTGCGTCAAGAATTCTGTCCGGCCAGACTCCAGTCGCGTGCCCGGCTGCGCCGGGCCCAGAACGACGCGTACCGGCCGTCCGCCGTGACGAGTTCGTCGTGTGTGCCGCGTTCCACGATCCGGCCCTCGTCGAGGAACAGGATCTGGTCGGCGGCGGCGACCGTCCGCAGCCGGTGGGCGATCACCAGCAGGGTGCGGCCGGCGGTCAGCGCGCTCAGCGCGTCCTGCACCGCCTGCTCGTTCTCCGGGTCGAGCGAGGCGGTCGCCTCGTCGAGCAGCACGATCGGCGCGTCCTTCAGGATGGCGCGGGCGATCGACACCCGCTGCCGCTCACCGCCGGACAGCAGCGCGCCGCCCTCACCGACCCGGGCGTCCCAGCCGTCCGGCAGCCGGTGCACGATCTCCTCCACCCGGGCGAGCCGGGCCGCCTCGCGGACCTCCGCGTCGGTCGCCGTGGGACGCCCGACCCGGATGTTGTCCGCGATGGTGCCCTCGAAGAGGTACACGTCCTGGAAGACCGCCGAGACGCGCGACATCAGCACCTCCGGGTCGATCTCCCGGACGTCCACGCCGCCCACCCGGACCGCGCCGCCGTCCACGTCCCAGAACCGGGGGACGAGCTTGCTCACCGTGGTCTTGCCGGAGCCGGACGGGCCGACGAGCGCGGTCATCGTGCCCTCGGCCAGCGTCAGCGACACCCCGGAGAGCACCGGCCTGCCGTCGTCGTAGCCGAAGGTGACGTCGTCGAACTCGACCCGGTTGCCCTCGGGGACGCGCGGCGAGACCGGCGCCGGCAGCGTGGGCTGCGCCAGCAGGTCGGCGACCTGGGCCAGCGCGGAGCGCGCCGTACCCAGCGTCGAACCGAGGATCGCGGTCTCGGCGATCGGCTCGGTGAACCGCACCGCGAGGACCAGCAGCGCCAGCAGCTTCGCCGCGTCCAGACCGCCGTGCAGCGCCAGATAGGTGCCGGTCAGCAGGACCGCGGTGAACGCGGCCTGGACCACCAGGCTGAAGCCGATCAGTCCGGGCACCCCGGTGACCAGCACCCGGCGCGACGCCTCGCGCTGGGTGCGCAGCGCCTCGCCGAGCCGGGCCCCCGAGCGGGCCTCGCCCCGGCCGAACACCCGCAGCACCGGCTGGAGCTGGGCGAACTCCACCACCCGGCCGCCGGTCACGGCCCGCGCCGCCGTACGCTCCCGGTCCGCCTGCCGGCTCAGCGCGGTGCTCCACCGGTACACCAGGACGATGACCGGCACGGTGAGCGTGGCCGCCAGCGCGAGCCGCCAGTCGAACAGGTACATCAGCACGGTCACGGTCGCGGGCGTCACGAAGCTGGTCACCAGGGGCCGCAGCAGATGCGCCGGCACGCCCATGATGTCCATCACGCTCTTCGTGGTGAGCTGGCCGAGCTGGCCCACCCGCTCCGGCGCGAACCAGCCGAGCGGCAGTTCGGCCACCCGGTCGCCGATCCGATGGCGCAGGCTCCTGGCCAGGCCGGCACCGGCCTCGAAGCCCGCCAGCAGGCTCCAGTAGTAGACCGCGCAGTACAGCACGGCCACCGCGACCAGCGTCCACAGCCACGGCCAGACCTCGTCCGGGTCGGAGCCGAACAGCGCCTCCAGCACGGGCACCAGCAGGGCGAAGGCGATGCCCTGGAGCACCGCGCCCGTCACCAGCGCGACCAGCATCCGGCG
The sequence above is drawn from the Streptomyces sp. SAT1 genome and encodes:
- a CDS encoding ABC transporter ATP-binding protein; the encoded protein is MIRRLLEVLGPEHARPVRRMLVALVTGAVLQGIAFALLVPVLEALFGSDPDEVWPWLWTLVAVAVLYCAVYYWSLLAGFEAGAGLARSLRHRIGDRVAELPLGWFAPERVGQLGQLTTKSVMDIMGVPAHLLRPLVTSFVTPATVTVLMYLFDWRLALAATLTVPVIVLVYRWSTALSRQADRERTAARAVTGGRVVEFAQLQPVLRVFGRGEARSGARLGEALRTQREASRRVLVTGVPGLIGFSLVVQAAFTAVLLTGTYLALHGGLDAAKLLALLVLAVRFTEPIAETAILGSTLGTARSALAQVADLLAQPTLPAPVSPRVPEGNRVEFDDVTFGYDDGRPVLSGVSLTLAEGTMTALVGPSGSGKTTVSKLVPRFWDVDGGAVRVGGVDVREIDPEVLMSRVSAVFQDVYLFEGTIADNIRVGRPTATDAEVREAARLARVEEIVHRLPDGWDARVGEGGALLSGGERQRVSIARAILKDAPIVLLDEATASLDPENEQAVQDALSALTAGRTLLVIAHRLRTVAAADQILFLDEGRIVERGTHDELVTADGRYASFWARRSRARDWSLAGQNS